CATGTCCGCCGAACAGCTGCTGCGCGAGGCGGTCATCCGCATTGCGCGCAGCGACGCGGAGCCCTTGCTGCTGCATGCGCTGGGGCGCGACCGCGCCTGGTTGTTCGCGCATGGGCGCGATCCGGTGCCGGCTGAGCAGGCGCAGCGCTTCGGCGCGCTGGTGGAGCGGCGTCACCAGGGAGAGCCGGTGGCCTACCTGACCGGCTCGCGCGGGTTCTGGACCCTGGACCTGGCGGTCTCCACCGCCACGCTGATCCCGCGCGCCGATACCGAAACGCTGGTGGAGCTGGCGCTGGAACGCCTGGAGCTGACCGCCGGCGTCCGGGTGGTCGATCTGGGTACCGGCAGCGGCGCGATCGCGCTGGCAATTGCCAGCGAGCGGCCGCAGGCGCAACTGATCGCCACCGATGCCAGTGCCGATGCCCTGGCCATTGCCCGGCACAACGCGCACGCGCATGGGCTGCACAACGTGGAGTGCCGCCTAGGCCACTGGCTGCAACCGCTGGCCGGCGAGCGGTTCGATCTGATCGCCAGCAATCCGCCCTACATCGCCGCTGCGGACCCGCATCTGCAGCAGGGCGATCTGCGCTATGAGCCGGCGAGCGCGCTGGCCTCCGGCAGCGACGGCCTGGATGACATCCGTTTGATCGTGGCTGATACCCCCGCCCATCTGCTGGCAGGCGGCTGGCTGCTGCTCGAGCACGGCTGGGACCAGGGCGAGGCGGTGGCCGCGCTGTTGATCGCGCGTGGGTTTGCAGCGGTGGCGACCCACCAGGACCTGGAGCAGCGCGACCGCGTCACGCTGGGGCAGTGGCCGCACGCTGCGGGGTGATCCCGGCGCATGCGGCAGCGGTTCTGTTTGCACTGTCGAGCAAGCAACTGCCCTGAAGGACGGATTCCACACCAAGCTGTGTGCCTGCGCGCAGCGCCATGTCCCTGCGCATCGCCGCGCGGCGTGCCTCTGGCAGCAGCCGATACAATGCGGGCTTTCCCGCAGGACCGACGCATGCGCACGCTCTATCCCGAGATCACGCCCTTCGACCAGGGCACCCTCCAGGTCGACGACCGCCACACCCTCTACTTCGAGCAATGCGGTAACCCGCAGGGCAAGCCGGTGGTGATGCTGCATGGTGGCCCGGGCGGCGGCTGCAATACCAAGATGCGGCGGTTCCATGACCCGGCCAAGTACCGCATCGTGCTGTTCGACCAGCGTGGCGCCGGCCGCTCCACGCCGCATGCCGATCTCACAGACAACACCACCTGGGATCTGGTCGCCGACATCGAACGGCTGCGTGCGCATCTGGGGATCGACCGCTGGCAGGTGTTTGGCGGCAGCTGGGGCTCGACCCTGGCGCTGACGTACGCGCAGACCCATCCGCAGCAGGTCACCGAGCTGGTGTTGCGCGGCATCTTCCTGCTGCGCCGCTGGGAGCTGGAGTGGTTCTACCAGGAAGGCGCGAGCCGGCTGTTCCCGGATGCGTGGGAGCATTACATCGCCGCGATTCCCGCAGAGGAACGGCACGACCTGATCTCCGCTTTCCATCGCCGCCTCACCAGCACCGATGAAGCCACCCGCCTGGCCGCCGCCAAGGCCTGGAGCGTGT
The nucleotide sequence above comes from Xanthomonas campestris pv. campestris str. ATCC 33913. Encoded proteins:
- the prmC gene encoding peptide chain release factor N(5)-glutamine methyltransferase; the encoded protein is MSEAPAVMSAEQLLREAVIRIARSDAEPLLLHALGRDRAWLFAHGRDPVPAEQAQRFGALVERRHQGEPVAYLTGSRGFWTLDLAVSTATLIPRADTETLVELALERLELTAGVRVVDLGTGSGAIALAIASERPQAQLIATDASADALAIARHNAHAHGLHNVECRLGHWLQPLAGERFDLIASNPPYIAAADPHLQQGDLRYEPASALASGSDGLDDIRLIVADTPAHLLAGGWLLLEHGWDQGEAVAALLIARGFAAVATHQDLEQRDRVTLGQWPHAAG
- the pip gene encoding prolyl aminopeptidase, producing MRTLYPEITPFDQGTLQVDDRHTLYFEQCGNPQGKPVVMLHGGPGGGCNTKMRRFHDPAKYRIVLFDQRGAGRSTPHADLTDNTTWDLVADIERLRAHLGIDRWQVFGGSWGSTLALTYAQTHPQQVTELVLRGIFLLRRWELEWFYQEGASRLFPDAWEHYIAAIPAEERHDLISAFHRRLTSTDEATRLAAAKAWSVWEGATSFLHVDEDFVTGHEDAHFALAFARIENHYFVNGGFFDAEDKLLRDAHRIAEIPGVIVQGRYDVVCPMQSAWELHKAWPKAELKISPAAGHSAFEPETVDALVRATDSFA